The following proteins come from a genomic window of Halodesulfovibrio sp.:
- a CDS encoding nucleoside triphosphate pyrophosphatase, with translation MNTPVYTTLKPIILASGSPRRKQFLSELGITFTVETHPGEEPLPTHDENPADFACRCALTKTMTVCAASEHFSSACFIGADTIVVLGNEIMGKPADDAHALDMLSRLSGNTHKVITATAIIYPDGATDTYAVETAVTMKKYSETALKAYIRSGEPADKAGAYAIQGVGSFLVEQICGSWSNVVGLPVAELLEKLETAGFVTPSTS, from the coding sequence ATGAATACCCCTGTTTACACCACGCTAAAGCCAATTATACTGGCTTCCGGCTCTCCACGCCGCAAACAATTTCTTTCCGAACTTGGCATTACATTTACAGTTGAGACGCACCCAGGAGAGGAACCGCTTCCTACTCACGATGAAAATCCCGCGGACTTCGCCTGCCGTTGCGCTTTAACAAAAACTATGACTGTCTGCGCAGCTTCGGAACATTTCAGTAGCGCTTGTTTTATCGGTGCGGATACTATTGTAGTGCTTGGCAATGAAATTATGGGCAAACCAGCGGATGATGCCCATGCACTTGATATGCTAAGCAGACTTTCTGGAAACACCCACAAGGTTATCACTGCTACCGCCATTATTTATCCAGACGGAGCCACAGACACATACGCCGTAGAAACTGCGGTTACAATGAAAAAATATTCTGAAACTGCCCTTAAGGCATACATCCGTTCAGGTGAACCTGCTGATAAAGCTGGAGCGTATGCTATTCAAGGAGTCGGTTCTTTTTTAGTAGAACAAATCTGTGGTTCCTGGTCCAACGTAGTAGGGCTACCCGTTGCTGAGTTGCTAGAAAAATTGGAAACAGCAGGGTTTGTAACTCCATCAACCTCATAA
- a CDS encoding site-2 protease family protein, producing MFSTDIAESVTKIAVALVPMLLGMVCHEVAHGWVAYKLGDPTAKSHGRLTLNPVPHIDPMGTAMFVLTALTSPFVIGWAKPVPVDARWFNNPRKGMILVSAAGPITNFILAILFGVAFAFVAQNGPTAGSVYSYGYDFLYKMCIAGVWINLTLGWFNLMPFPPLDGSNILAGLLPPRLAYKFQGISRYGFFIIMLLLATGFLGKIISPLIQGSAGLIQQLISII from the coding sequence ATGTTTAGTACCGATATCGCAGAAAGTGTTACTAAGATCGCCGTCGCGTTAGTTCCTATGTTACTTGGCATGGTATGCCATGAGGTTGCGCACGGCTGGGTTGCGTACAAGCTGGGTGACCCCACTGCAAAATCGCATGGACGCCTTACGCTCAACCCTGTTCCGCACATTGACCCTATGGGTACAGCCATGTTTGTACTCACGGCACTTACCAGCCCGTTTGTTATCGGCTGGGCAAAGCCTGTGCCGGTTGATGCGCGCTGGTTCAACAACCCAAGAAAGGGTATGATCCTTGTGTCAGCAGCAGGCCCTATTACGAACTTTATTCTTGCAATTCTGTTCGGTGTGGCATTTGCTTTTGTGGCACAAAATGGTCCCACAGCTGGCTCTGTATACAGCTATGGTTACGATTTTTTATACAAAATGTGCATAGCCGGAGTCTGGATCAATCTTACACTCGGCTGGTTTAACCTTATGCCGTTTCCACCGTTGGACGGCAGTAATATTTTGGCAGGATTACTCCCGCCTCGTCTCGCATATAAATTCCAGGGAATTTCCCGCTACGGATTTTTTATAATAATGCTGTTGTTGGCAACAGGCTTTCTGGGAAAAATCATCAGCCCGCTGATTCAAGGTTCCGCAGGACTGATTCAACAATTAATTTCCATTATCTAA
- a CDS encoding phosphatidylglycerophosphatase A, producing MSTELSLRDKIAVHASRLGPSGLSPYAPGTVGSAVAIALAPIFFMPLPMWLRIVVLAAIFCWGSIQITRAEQILGSKDPGEIVIDELVGQWITILPFATLSLWWMVLAFLLFRLFDITKPYPVKDSESWLSGGWGVMIDDVIAGFYAMVCIGALRFIIL from the coding sequence ATGAGTACCGAACTTTCATTGCGCGACAAGATAGCCGTCCACGCATCACGCTTGGGGCCTTCAGGACTTTCTCCTTACGCACCGGGCACTGTCGGCTCTGCTGTTGCCATCGCGCTTGCTCCTATTTTCTTTATGCCGCTGCCAATGTGGCTTCGTATTGTCGTATTAGCTGCTATCTTTTGCTGGGGAAGTATCCAGATAACGCGCGCTGAACAAATTTTAGGCAGTAAAGATCCCGGAGAAATCGTCATTGATGAACTTGTTGGACAATGGATAACCATTCTCCCGTTCGCTACATTATCACTTTGGTGGATGGTTCTGGCATTTCTGCTCTTCCGGCTTTTTGATATTACAAAACCATACCCCGTTAAAGATTCTGAAAGCTGGCTTTCCGGTGGATGGGGTGTGATGATTGATGATGTTATTGCAGGGTTCTACGCAATGGTCTGCATTGGTGCATTACGCTTCATCATACTATAA
- a CDS encoding FAD-dependent oxidoreductase, whose translation MASSSKSNTSSTSHETSNTADEHWLIPEEARNNLSELFKQLKRTIELHVVTDSDTENMFNGFTLQFALDMSRLSPKISVIPHKLGDEFSQKHDVQLSPSLLFNPEKYDIRFTGAPLGEEGKAFIETILHLSLGKSSLSETSKTILAELHEHRQVRVFSSPGCPYCPTQFMNAVQAAIERPLLIRAECIDSDEFPDLTKQYGVGSVPHTSFNQSYHRVGLLPQERFCLELLMLRDAEEVLRDQIQEQPEEEGKIYDLLILGAGPAGLTAAIYAKRSGLDSMVLDNSVIGGQVMTTPVVENYPGFQSVGGIALVEILTAHTREYSNIRENQAIQHVSINDFIEVQTAERVYSGKALIFATGTEWRPLGVEGEKKYFGTGVTHCASCDGYMFRGKHVLMVGGGNSALTDALHLKNLNIDVMIVHRRDTLRAQKTLQDAVEREQIPVMYNTVIEKIYGTETTVQGVTLRNTETGEQTEHPCDGVFIAIGMNPNSQLAEQLGVALNPDKTIHVDTTMRTNVPRIYAAGDVNGGVRQIVTAVSDGAVAAMSAFEDLQHPYWASEKESGSS comes from the coding sequence ATGGCATCTTCAAGCAAGTCCAACACATCTTCTACGTCGCATGAGACATCGAATACCGCTGACGAGCACTGGTTAATTCCAGAAGAAGCCCGAAACAACCTTTCTGAATTATTCAAGCAGCTCAAACGCACCATAGAACTGCACGTTGTGACTGATTCTGATACCGAAAACATGTTTAACGGGTTCACACTACAATTTGCTCTGGATATGTCACGTCTCTCTCCTAAGATATCTGTCATACCCCACAAACTTGGTGACGAATTTTCGCAAAAGCATGACGTCCAATTATCACCAAGCTTGCTTTTCAATCCAGAAAAGTATGACATACGTTTCACTGGCGCTCCCCTAGGCGAAGAAGGAAAAGCCTTCATCGAAACTATCCTGCACCTTTCTCTTGGTAAAAGCTCCCTCTCTGAAACATCAAAAACAATTCTCGCAGAATTGCATGAACACCGACAGGTACGCGTTTTCTCTTCACCGGGCTGCCCGTATTGCCCAACACAGTTTATGAATGCAGTTCAGGCTGCAATCGAACGCCCTTTGCTGATTCGTGCAGAATGCATTGATTCCGATGAATTTCCAGACCTGACGAAACAATACGGTGTTGGCTCAGTTCCTCATACGTCTTTTAACCAGTCTTATCATAGGGTTGGACTACTGCCTCAAGAGCGTTTCTGCCTTGAACTGCTCATGCTACGCGATGCGGAAGAGGTATTGCGCGATCAGATACAGGAGCAGCCGGAAGAGGAAGGAAAAATATACGACCTGCTCATTCTGGGAGCAGGACCGGCAGGGCTTACAGCGGCAATCTATGCAAAACGGTCAGGGTTGGATTCAATGGTGCTGGATAACTCTGTCATTGGCGGTCAAGTTATGACAACGCCCGTAGTCGAAAACTACCCCGGCTTTCAAAGCGTAGGTGGCATAGCGCTTGTGGAAATTCTTACCGCGCATACACGAGAATACTCGAACATACGTGAAAATCAGGCAATTCAACATGTCAGCATTAATGATTTCATTGAAGTACAGACAGCCGAACGGGTGTATTCGGGTAAAGCATTAATTTTTGCAACAGGAACTGAGTGGCGACCACTAGGAGTAGAAGGAGAAAAAAAATATTTCGGAACCGGAGTAACCCACTGTGCCTCATGCGATGGGTATATGTTCCGCGGCAAACACGTACTCATGGTCGGTGGCGGCAACAGCGCGCTGACGGATGCGCTGCATCTTAAAAACCTCAATATTGATGTAATGATCGTCCACAGGCGCGACACCCTGCGCGCCCAGAAAACACTGCAAGATGCCGTTGAGCGGGAACAGATTCCTGTCATGTACAATACGGTTATCGAAAAAATATACGGAACAGAGACAACGGTTCAAGGTGTTACATTGCGCAATACTGAAACCGGAGAACAGACAGAGCACCCATGCGACGGCGTTTTCATCGCTATCGGTATGAACCCTAACTCACAGCTGGCAGAACAACTTGGTGTTGCCCTCAATCCAGATAAAACTATTCATGTTGATACAACCATGCGAACCAATGTTCCCCGCATATATGCCGCTGGTGATGTGAACGGCGGCGTGCGCCAAATAGTAACTGCTGTCAGCGACGGCGCAGTGGCTGCCATGTCCGCGTTTGAAGATTTGCAGCACCCTTACTGGGCTTCAGAGAAAGAATCCGGTTCATCATAA
- a CDS encoding DVU0524 family FlgM-associated protein, producing MTVKSFYVQNMLRKYKKQITSAQLIARAGGSARILQNQDYQDGDAQLSDINRKLLDKNRQRLVERVAREVYENLLFSGSNNPIVEEIKTQLEIDIGFSVLFRHPFPNLSLQIYKESEFGPIKLSGDEKEDVLNKLWAISLDKVNATML from the coding sequence ATGACAGTAAAATCATTTTATGTGCAAAATATGCTTCGAAAGTACAAGAAGCAAATAACTTCTGCCCAGCTTATTGCGCGGGCAGGTGGTTCGGCGCGTATTTTGCAAAATCAGGACTATCAGGATGGTGATGCTCAACTTTCTGACATTAATAGAAAACTTCTGGATAAAAATCGCCAGAGGCTTGTAGAGCGAGTTGCCAGAGAAGTTTATGAAAACTTACTTTTTTCCGGCAGCAACAACCCGATAGTGGAAGAAATAAAAACGCAGCTTGAAATTGATATAGGTTTTTCCGTGCTTTTTAGACATCCTTTTCCAAATCTTTCCTTACAAATATATAAAGAAAGCGAATTTGGGCCGATAAAGCTTTCAGGTGATGAAAAAGAAGATGTACTAAACAAGCTCTGGGCAATTTCTTTAGATAAAGTTAATGCGACCATGTTATAA
- a CDS encoding SDR family oxidoreductase — protein sequence MHDKPILVTGATGYIGGRLVPLLLAQGRKVRVLVRSKRKLDSRPWAAHENLEVIEGDMVSGKRTMEAARGCGVAYYLIHSMNPSHKDFSDADRKAAYNMVQACRINRVQRIIYLSGLVPDDPNLSKHLASRAEVAQILSLSDVPVTVLRAAQIIGAGSASFELLRYLVDRLPMMVTPRWVHSKCQPIAVSNVLTYLTGVLDAQETVGETYDIGGPDVVTYRELFEIYRKEAGLRKRFIIPVPVLTPRLSSLWINLVTPVPTNLARPLVEGLRNNVVCSENRIREIIPQSLLTVQESVELALTRVRQRTVDTCWTDAGEPEIPEWVTCGDSSYAGGTTLYSAHAVHIRDTVEQVWKVVKSVGGETGWYKDDYLWRIRGFIDKIIGGPGLRRGRRNPEELFIGDALDFWRVLDVQENKRLLLLAEMKLPGEALLEFTLFPVTTGTEHVTELRMVAYFHPRGLWGMAYWYSLCPVHMVIFKGMLKAIAKAAKGDVVKGPWRIRHIALQRCSLDTVQKLTVAEAMKRNGHT from the coding sequence ATGCATGATAAACCGATTTTAGTGACCGGAGCGACTGGGTACATAGGTGGAAGGCTTGTGCCGCTATTGTTGGCGCAAGGGCGCAAGGTTCGTGTTCTGGTGCGCTCAAAACGCAAGCTTGATAGTAGACCGTGGGCGGCACATGAGAATCTGGAAGTGATTGAAGGGGATATGGTTTCCGGCAAACGTACAATGGAAGCTGCTAGAGGATGTGGGGTCGCGTATTATCTCATTCATTCGATGAATCCTTCACATAAGGATTTTAGCGATGCTGATCGTAAGGCGGCGTACAATATGGTGCAGGCATGTAGAATTAACCGTGTGCAACGTATTATTTATCTTTCTGGTCTTGTTCCTGATGATCCCAACTTGAGTAAGCATCTTGCCTCCCGTGCTGAAGTTGCTCAAATTTTATCGCTTTCTGATGTTCCCGTGACAGTGTTGCGGGCAGCGCAAATTATCGGCGCGGGTAGTGCTTCATTTGAGCTTCTGCGGTATCTGGTAGATCGTTTGCCGATGATGGTGACTCCCCGCTGGGTGCATAGTAAATGTCAGCCAATAGCTGTATCCAATGTGCTTACATACTTAACGGGTGTGTTAGATGCACAGGAAACTGTTGGTGAAACATATGATATTGGCGGGCCGGATGTTGTAACGTATCGGGAGCTTTTTGAAATATATCGGAAGGAAGCAGGGCTGCGGAAACGTTTTATTATTCCGGTTCCAGTGTTAACCCCTCGTTTAAGTTCGCTATGGATTAATCTTGTCACCCCTGTGCCGACGAATCTCGCAAGACCTTTGGTTGAAGGGTTACGGAATAATGTTGTGTGTTCTGAGAACCGGATACGTGAAATTATTCCCCAGAGTTTGCTTACGGTACAAGAGTCTGTCGAACTTGCGTTAACGCGAGTCCGCCAGCGTACAGTCGATACATGCTGGACAGATGCCGGAGAGCCGGAAATTCCTGAATGGGTAACCTGCGGTGATAGCTCGTATGCAGGGGGAACTACATTGTATTCTGCCCATGCTGTTCATATTCGGGATACCGTGGAACAGGTGTGGAAAGTGGTTAAATCTGTCGGCGGTGAAACAGGATGGTATAAAGACGACTACTTGTGGCGGATACGAGGATTTATCGACAAAATAATCGGAGGTCCCGGACTCAGGCGCGGGCGGCGGAATCCTGAAGAATTGTTTATAGGTGATGCGCTGGATTTTTGGCGGGTATTAGATGTTCAGGAAAATAAGCGGCTACTACTTCTTGCGGAAATGAAGCTACCGGGCGAAGCGTTGCTCGAATTTACTTTATTCCCAGTAACAACGGGAACAGAACATGTGACAGAACTACGCATGGTTGCGTATTTTCATCCACGAGGCTTATGGGGTATGGCTTACTGGTACTCTCTTTGCCCCGTGCATATGGTTATTTTTAAGGGGATGTTAAAGGCAATAGCAAAAGCAGCAAAAGGTGATGTAGTTAAAGGGCCGTGGCGGATTCGGCATATTGCACTCCAGCGGTGCTCTCTTGATACGGTGCAGAAACTTACAGTTGCGGAAGCTATGAAACGCAATGGACATACCTAA
- the mutY gene encoding A/G-specific adenine glycosylase, with protein MISPDQYPTIANQLLTWFTQNKRPLPWRTDYAPYHVWVSEIMLQQTQMERGVTYFNRWMQMLPDVTAVAEAHEDDLLKLWEGLGYYSRVRNLHKAAKIIATEHDGIFPETYSDIRALPGIGEYTAGAIASIAFNQDVICVDANVERVFARLFDIDTPVKQKQNMEFIRKTATEMLPSGRAREFNQALMELGALVCSKKPHCARCPLQENCEAFHLGIPQERPVPIAKKGIKHIDVATGFLMHNGKIYIQKRPEFGVWAGFWELPGGSVEEGETPEEAVVREFMEETEFPVQIKDKILVVKHGYTTYRVTMHCYFLTFAKEHTAEPVLHAATAYQWVNMKELDAVTLPAGHRKLLDHLQTDLRLIPLLENS; from the coding sequence ATGATTTCACCAGACCAATACCCTACCATTGCCAACCAGCTCCTTACATGGTTCACACAAAATAAAAGACCCTTACCGTGGCGTACAGATTACGCACCGTACCATGTATGGGTTTCCGAAATTATGCTGCAACAAACACAAATGGAACGCGGCGTAACCTATTTTAATCGATGGATGCAAATGCTGCCTGACGTCACGGCAGTTGCTGAAGCCCATGAAGACGATCTTTTAAAGCTCTGGGAAGGGCTGGGATACTACTCCCGTGTGCGCAATTTGCACAAAGCGGCTAAAATTATTGCAACAGAGCATGATGGTATTTTTCCAGAAACATACTCTGACATACGGGCACTTCCCGGAATTGGAGAGTATACAGCTGGTGCAATCGCCTCTATTGCCTTTAATCAGGATGTCATTTGTGTTGATGCTAACGTAGAGCGGGTCTTTGCAAGACTGTTTGATATAGATACCCCCGTTAAGCAAAAACAAAACATGGAATTTATCCGTAAGACAGCAACCGAAATGCTTCCATCTGGTCGCGCACGGGAATTCAATCAGGCGCTCATGGAGCTTGGAGCACTGGTTTGCAGTAAAAAACCGCATTGCGCACGCTGTCCACTTCAGGAAAACTGTGAAGCCTTCCATCTGGGAATCCCGCAGGAACGCCCAGTACCTATCGCTAAAAAAGGTATAAAGCATATTGATGTTGCGACGGGCTTTCTTATGCACAACGGTAAAATTTATATTCAAAAACGTCCTGAGTTCGGTGTATGGGCAGGATTTTGGGAATTACCGGGTGGCTCTGTTGAAGAAGGTGAAACACCGGAAGAAGCAGTTGTACGAGAGTTTATGGAAGAAACAGAATTTCCAGTGCAAATCAAAGACAAAATCCTCGTAGTCAAACACGGCTACACAACCTATCGGGTTACCATGCACTGTTATTTTCTGACGTTTGCAAAAGAACATACAGCAGAGCCAGTGCTCCATGCGGCTACAGCATATCAGTGGGTCAACATGAAAGAGCTTGATGCCGTGACTCTTCCGGCAGGACACCGCAAGCTTCTTGACCATTTGCAAACAGATTTACGGCTTATTCCGCTCTTAGAAAACAGTTAA
- a CDS encoding YkgJ family cysteine cluster protein: protein MFVDPHDAGPDDESAVQDTLEYLESLPQLAGDDTFSFACHPEVSCFNACCRDLNMPLSPYDVLRLRQGLGMDSTTFIKEYTVIEQYPNSGFPVLFLKMTDSIEQECPFLSEEGCSVYENRSAACRTYPLGRATHLDENGTVIEQFVVVKEDHCKGFDEAKQWTATEWLKDQGLDEYNYFADRYMSIISRFIDTDLELTQKRVQMALLAFYQLDHFKGFMEDMNLMDRVNVPEERREKIMNDEKERLLFAMEWMELILFGTSTTLSHSS, encoded by the coding sequence ATGTTTGTAGATCCACATGATGCAGGTCCAGACGATGAGTCCGCAGTTCAAGATACATTAGAATACCTTGAATCATTGCCGCAATTAGCAGGTGACGACACTTTTTCCTTTGCATGTCATCCAGAGGTTTCTTGCTTTAATGCATGCTGCCGCGATTTAAACATGCCGCTGTCCCCTTATGATGTCCTGCGACTACGCCAAGGACTGGGCATGGACAGCACAACCTTTATCAAAGAATACACTGTCATCGAACAGTACCCTAACTCCGGTTTCCCGGTATTGTTCCTTAAAATGACGGATTCTATTGAACAGGAATGTCCGTTCCTTAGCGAAGAAGGCTGCTCAGTATACGAAAACCGCTCTGCCGCCTGTCGTACCTACCCATTAGGTCGCGCCACACATCTTGATGAAAACGGAACAGTTATTGAGCAGTTTGTAGTTGTTAAAGAAGATCACTGTAAGGGCTTTGATGAAGCAAAGCAGTGGACAGCAACAGAATGGCTCAAAGATCAAGGGCTGGACGAATACAACTATTTTGCAGACCGCTACATGAGCATCATTTCCCGCTTCATCGACACAGATCTTGAGTTAACACAAAAACGTGTGCAGATGGCGCTGCTTGCATTCTACCAGCTCGACCATTTCAAAGGGTTTATGGAAGACATGAACCTTATGGATAGAGTCAACGTGCCGGAAGAACGACGCGAAAAAATTATGAATGACGAAAAAGAACGTCTTCTTTTTGCCATGGAATGGATGGAACTCATTCTCTTTGGCACCAGTACAACTCTTTCACATTCCTCATAG
- a CDS encoding adenylyltransferase/cytidyltransferase family protein has protein sequence MSHNNGIPAHPSIFRADQWDSLLAALTDKRDQRIIFTNGCYDILHPGHVDLLARCKAKGDILILGLNSDDSVRSLGKGDNRPVNTFGVRAYVLAHLASIDYVVEFNESTPLELIDAVRPDVLIKGGDWGIDSIVGKDIVESDGGEVLSLPLLHGFSTTSLIEKICSGC, from the coding sequence ATGAGTCATAATAACGGTATACCAGCGCACCCTTCAATCTTCCGTGCTGACCAGTGGGACAGCCTGCTTGCAGCTCTGACAGATAAACGTGACCAGCGCATTATATTTACTAACGGCTGTTACGACATTCTGCACCCTGGTCATGTTGACCTTCTCGCTCGCTGCAAAGCAAAAGGGGATATCCTCATTCTTGGCTTAAACAGCGATGACTCCGTACGGTCATTAGGCAAAGGTGACAACAGACCTGTTAACACATTTGGAGTACGCGCATATGTGCTGGCACATCTTGCAAGCATTGATTACGTTGTAGAATTTAACGAATCCACACCACTTGAACTGATTGATGCAGTTCGCCCTGATGTTCTCATTAAAGGCGGGGATTGGGGAATTGATTCCATTGTCGGAAAAGACATTGTAGAAAGCGATGGTGGTGAAGTACTGAGCCTTCCTCTTTTACACGGCTTTTCAACCACATCACTTATCGAGAAGATATGCTCTGGCTGCTAA
- the flgM gene encoding flagellar biosynthesis anti-sigma factor FlgM yields MKVYDYNAQLDYGSSLKKGNRIEQAGREQQGREQASVDVESKGDRVSFSEEGRLRTEAYKEAMNAPEVRKDKVAAIKAQIASGEYKIDSNKIAEGLLRDEIDLFI; encoded by the coding sequence ATGAAAGTTTATGATTATAACGCGCAGCTGGATTACGGCTCGTCCTTAAAAAAAGGCAACCGTATTGAACAGGCTGGACGTGAACAGCAAGGACGCGAACAGGCTTCTGTCGATGTTGAGTCCAAAGGTGATCGAGTGAGCTTTTCTGAAGAAGGACGTTTGCGCACTGAAGCATACAAAGAAGCTATGAATGCACCGGAAGTCCGGAAAGACAAAGTTGCTGCTATTAAAGCACAGATTGCTTCCGGTGAGTATAAAATCGATAGTAATAAAATCGCTGAAGGTTTGCTTCGCGATGAAATCGATTTGTTCATCTAA
- the trpS gene encoding tryptophan--tRNA ligase produces the protein MTRKRTVSGMRPTGALHLGHYFGVLKNWVAMQNDMDCYFFVADWHALTSDYADTSGIKTHVPEMVKDWLASGLDPEKCTIFQQSAVKEHAELHLLLSMITPLGWLERCPTYKEQRDQISHKDLGNYGFLGYPVLMATDILMYRPAYVPVGQDQLPHIEMTREIARRFNHMYDCSIFTEPEGKLTPEAKLPGLDGRKMSKSYNNGIFLREGMEDIQPKVRSMLTDKNRLRRNDPGDPDICNLFPYHVLMTSEEKQAEIRKGCTSAGLGCVDCKKILLESMEEFLAPIQERRRAIDANPKLVQEVLEHGNERARAMARETMEMVRSAINFDF, from the coding sequence ATGACTCGTAAACGTACCGTTTCCGGTATGCGCCCTACTGGCGCTCTTCACCTTGGCCACTACTTTGGCGTACTCAAAAACTGGGTAGCAATGCAAAACGACATGGACTGCTACTTTTTCGTGGCAGACTGGCACGCGCTTACCAGTGATTACGCAGATACCAGTGGCATCAAAACTCATGTTCCGGAAATGGTAAAAGACTGGCTTGCCTCCGGTCTTGATCCTGAAAAATGTACTATTTTCCAGCAGTCCGCTGTTAAAGAACATGCAGAGCTGCATTTGCTGCTCTCTATGATTACTCCGCTTGGCTGGCTGGAACGCTGCCCTACCTACAAAGAACAGCGCGACCAGATTAGCCATAAAGACCTCGGCAACTACGGTTTCCTCGGCTATCCGGTGCTCATGGCTACAGATATCCTTATGTACCGCCCTGCATACGTTCCTGTAGGACAGGATCAGCTGCCGCATATTGAAATGACCCGCGAAATCGCACGCCGTTTCAACCACATGTACGACTGTAGCATCTTTACCGAACCGGAAGGAAAGCTCACTCCTGAAGCAAAACTGCCGGGTCTGGATGGTCGTAAGATGTCAAAAAGCTACAACAACGGCATCTTCCTGCGTGAAGGTATGGAAGATATCCAGCCGAAAGTTCGCAGCATGCTTACAGATAAAAACCGTCTGCGTCGTAATGATCCGGGCGATCCTGATATCTGTAACCTCTTCCCGTATCATGTACTCATGACATCTGAAGAAAAACAGGCTGAAATCCGTAAAGGCTGCACATCTGCTGGTCTTGGCTGTGTTGATTGTAAGAAAATCCTTCTCGAATCCATGGAAGAGTTTCTTGCTCCTATTCAAGAACGCCGCCGAGCTATTGATGCAAATCCTAAGCTTGTACAGGAAGTGCTTGAACACGGTAACGAGCGCGCAAGAGCAATGGCTCGTGAAACCATGGAAATGGTTCGCAGCGCAATTAACTTCGACTTTTAA
- a CDS encoding universal stress protein — MKSSVWSQSRTQRSVLIGVGNDHTKQYGIRFVRDFFFQDELAKFTLFHLQNAKTLQLLGTSERSSSAKETVAEEFLARTGEQLSCLVTAQESLKQVGISSNRLSLLSRVQTHSKAWDLMEEAANGDHDALVLGKRGKSWFESMINGSTDITKEVIERSCARPVWLAPSSIYGRKNVLLCVDGSRSSRNITEHVARMVAGNPLHTITVLHVAPGKKYTTASPSVAFLNKQFRNQRKAQCFISKTSHQVVADAVALLVANGVKEDAISTQLAHSNDPASVIMETSDQGNFAVVAMGRSGTGNSFMRHMLMGSSVAHVWKKLNNACLWLSC; from the coding sequence ATGAAATCATCTGTTTGGTCCCAAAGTAGAACACAACGTAGCGTGCTCATTGGGGTTGGTAACGACCACACCAAACAATACGGTATTCGTTTTGTACGTGACTTTTTTTTCCAGGATGAACTAGCAAAATTTACACTTTTTCATCTGCAAAACGCTAAAACACTTCAGTTACTCGGCACAAGTGAACGGTCTTCAAGCGCCAAAGAGACCGTTGCTGAAGAGTTCTTAGCTAGAACAGGTGAACAGCTGTCATGCTTGGTTACTGCTCAGGAAAGCCTGAAGCAGGTAGGTATATCAAGTAATCGCTTGTCACTTCTTTCGAGAGTGCAGACCCATTCTAAGGCGTGGGATCTGATGGAAGAAGCTGCCAACGGTGACCATGACGCCCTTGTTCTTGGTAAACGCGGCAAGTCATGGTTTGAGAGCATGATTAACGGCTCTACCGATATCACAAAAGAAGTTATTGAGCGCTCTTGCGCTAGACCGGTTTGGCTTGCCCCTTCATCGATCTATGGCCGCAAGAATGTGTTGTTGTGTGTGGACGGCTCACGTTCCTCCAGAAACATCACTGAACATGTAGCGCGTATGGTTGCAGGTAACCCATTGCATACCATTACTGTGTTGCATGTTGCTCCCGGTAAAAAATATACTACCGCTTCCCCAAGTGTTGCGTTTCTGAATAAGCAGTTCCGCAATCAACGCAAAGCGCAGTGTTTTATTTCAAAGACCAGTCATCAGGTTGTAGCGGATGCAGTTGCTCTGCTCGTTGCAAACGGTGTGAAGGAAGATGCCATCTCAACCCAGTTGGCTCATTCCAATGATCCTGCTTCTGTTATCATGGAAACCTCTGATCAAGGTAACTTTGCAGTTGTAGCTATGGGTCGTTCCGGTACTGGAAATAGCTTTATGCGCCACATGCTTATGGGTTCCTCTGTAGCTCATGTGTGGAAAAAGCTTAATAACGCTTGCCTGTGGTTATCGTGTTAG